In the genome of Proteiniborus sp. DW1, one region contains:
- a CDS encoding DUF3795 domain-containing protein → MCNDCPAFIATENNDLEQKVKLSQEWSSSDYQVSPEDVNCTGCNIGSETVFKFCKECEIRMCGIERGIENCGYCSEYPCSKLDIPFNNSPENKERLDQINKKL, encoded by the coding sequence ATTTGCAATGATTGTCCTGCTTTTATAGCTACAGAAAATAATGATTTGGAGCAAAAAGTGAAACTTTCTCAGGAATGGTCAAGTTCAGATTATCAGGTTAGTCCAGAGGATGTAAATTGTACAGGCTGTAACATAGGATCAGAAACTGTTTTTAAGTTTTGTAAAGAATGTGAAATACGTATGTGTGGAATTGAAAGAGGAATAGAGAATTGCGGATATTGCAGTGAATACCCATGTTCAAAGCTTGATATTCCTTTCAACAATTCACCAGAAAACAAAGAGAGATTAGATCAAATTAATAAAAAGCTATAA
- a CDS encoding SPFH domain-containing protein translates to MSNNVNIRGNQVHNEEIKAKHADGMSILLLNILLMIVAVAAFICGINLNGLTVISTILIIFGIAYLFILAPLIFIGLKILKPNEALVLTLFGKYYGTLKGEGFFFVNPFTSAVNPAAPATTSGALAAAQEKIVSPNTINVPTMRSKKISLKAMTLNNDKQKINDALGNPIIIGVVVIWRVVNTAKAVFNVDNYTEFLSIQTDAALRNIVRIYPYDSANEDNEKSLRGSSQEVADNLKAEIQSKVEIAGLEIIEARITHLAYAPEIAAAMLQRQQASAIIDARQMIVEGAVGMVEMALAKLSENDMIHLDEERKAAMVSNLLVVLCGNKDAQPVVNSGSLY, encoded by the coding sequence ATGTCTAACAATGTTAATATAAGAGGAAACCAAGTACATAATGAAGAAATAAAAGCAAAGCATGCAGATGGTATGTCTATTTTATTGTTAAATATTCTACTTATGATAGTAGCAGTTGCAGCATTTATTTGTGGCATAAATTTAAATGGACTTACTGTAATTAGCACTATATTAATTATTTTTGGAATAGCTTACCTTTTTATTTTAGCTCCACTAATATTTATAGGGTTAAAGATATTAAAGCCAAATGAAGCACTTGTATTAACTCTCTTTGGTAAATACTACGGAACTCTTAAGGGAGAAGGCTTCTTCTTTGTCAATCCATTTACAAGCGCTGTAAATCCAGCTGCTCCAGCTACTACTTCTGGTGCTCTAGCTGCAGCTCAAGAAAAGATAGTCTCACCAAATACCATAAATGTACCAACTATGAGAAGCAAAAAAATATCTCTTAAAGCAATGACTTTAAACAATGACAAGCAAAAAATTAATGATGCCTTAGGCAACCCAATTATAATAGGTGTAGTAGTTATTTGGAGAGTTGTAAATACAGCTAAGGCTGTATTTAATGTAGATAACTATACAGAATTTTTGTCTATTCAGACTGATGCAGCTCTAAGAAATATCGTTCGAATTTACCCATATGATTCTGCCAATGAAGATAATGAAAAATCCCTTCGTGGCAGCAGCCAAGAAGTGGCTGATAACTTAAAGGCTGAAATTCAATCAAAAGTTGAGATAGCAGGACTAGAAATCATTGAAGCAAGAATCACTCATTTAGCTTATGCTCCTGAAATCGCAGCTGCTATGCTACAAAGACAACAGGCTTCAGCAATTATTGATGCAAGACAGATGATAGTAGAAGGCGCTGTAGGAATGGTTGAAATGGCTCTTGCAAAGCTAAGTGAAAATGATATGATACATTTAGACGAAGAACGTAAGGCAGCTATGGTTAGTAATCTTCTAGTGGTTCTTTGTGGAAACAAAGACGCGCAACCTGTTGTTAACAGCGGCTCCTTGTATTAA
- a CDS encoding CPBP family intramembrane glutamic endopeptidase produces MIKNKEIMVEGLNNVGYGLKENRLIISHNFRRYYVSGSWKSSKLGGEGSMKTIKSYLAVDLQYKEMVNEYTYTDGIASIIFYALFMGVYYIMGVIYNTKNIYLGNQINITLAALCIIYVLFRGHKLSSIGFSKKNFGKSFIMGLITGGIVLLIQLLPGVMAGRQFNSVSKLISNFIYFLISIGLTEEIIFRGFIQTRIYGIVKKPIMAILLTAFMFMFMHIPFQMGVAHMGFFEYMSNNFISLIITFGWHFVFNFMYSKYNSIAGPTVFHAIMNWSNYLFL; encoded by the coding sequence ATGATAAAGAACAAGGAGATAATGGTAGAAGGATTGAACAATGTAGGCTATGGGCTGAAAGAGAATAGACTCATTATTTCTCATAACTTCAGAAGATACTATGTATCAGGGTCATGGAAAAGCAGTAAATTAGGAGGAGAAGGCAGCATGAAAACAATAAAAAGTTATTTAGCAGTGGACTTACAATATAAAGAAATGGTAAATGAATACACTTACACAGACGGAATAGCATCAATTATTTTCTATGCTTTATTTATGGGTGTATATTATATTATGGGAGTCATATATAATACTAAGAACATTTACTTAGGTAATCAAATAAATATTACTCTTGCAGCCTTGTGCATTATATATGTACTATTCCGTGGTCATAAATTGAGTTCAATTGGGTTTAGCAAGAAAAATTTTGGCAAGTCATTCATTATGGGATTAATTACTGGAGGGATTGTATTACTAATTCAGCTGTTGCCAGGAGTTATGGCTGGAAGACAATTTAATTCTGTATCAAAACTTATATCAAATTTTATTTACTTTTTAATAAGCATAGGCTTGACAGAAGAAATTATTTTTAGGGGATTTATTCAAACGAGAATTTATGGGATTGTTAAGAAACCAATCATGGCTATTTTATTAACTGCATTTATGTTTATGTTCATGCATATTCCATTTCAAATGGGAGTTGCTCATATGGGCTTTTTTGAGTATATGTCCAATAACTTTATAAGCCTAATTATTACATTTGGCTGGCACTTTGTATTCAATTTTATGTACTCAAAATATAATTCGATTGCTGGACCTACAGTATTTCATGCAATTATGAACTGGAGCAATTATTTGTTCCTTTAA
- a CDS encoding class I SAM-dependent methyltransferase, with the protein MSEKYTDTIKYWDNVFSQYTEYNPAQKIQVQEIEDGVTWLAEDSKSTIDFGCGGGRVMLRCLDKGMEYVYGIDISNNAIEIAKKVIEKHKYEEKAKVVCGGLEKLYDIADNSFESAILFNIIDNLIPEDSIELIKNIHRIIKPNGKILLKLNPYITKQKREEYKFVEISHEFYKESSGLYLWNLTNEMIEKNLEFFFIIEKYEEVEFKQYNMINRMYYLRNR; encoded by the coding sequence TTGAGTGAAAAATATACTGACACAATAAAGTATTGGGATAATGTTTTTAGTCAATACACAGAATATAATCCAGCTCAAAAGATACAAGTGCAAGAAATTGAGGATGGAGTAACTTGGCTTGCAGAGGATAGCAAATCCACAATCGATTTTGGTTGTGGTGGTGGAAGAGTTATGCTTCGTTGCTTGGATAAGGGAATGGAATATGTTTATGGAATAGATATAAGCAATAATGCAATAGAAATTGCAAAGAAGGTCATAGAAAAGCACAAATATGAGGAGAAGGCTAAAGTAGTTTGTGGTGGATTAGAAAAGTTATACGATATTGCTGATAATAGCTTTGAAAGTGCTATTCTTTTTAACATAATAGACAATTTGATACCTGAGGACTCTATTGAGTTAATTAAGAACATACATAGAATTATAAAGCCTAATGGGAAGATCTTACTAAAATTAAATCCATACATTACTAAGCAGAAAAGAGAAGAATACAAATTTGTTGAGATTTCTCACGAATTTTACAAAGAAAGTTCAGGACTATATCTATGGAATCTAACAAACGAAATGATAGAAAAAAACTTGGAGTTTTTCTTTATAATTGAAAAATATGAAGAGGTTGAATTCAAACAATATAATATGATAAATCGTATGTACTATTTAAGGAATAGATAA
- a CDS encoding ElyC/SanA/YdcF family protein — MKNKAIENKKIKLKNILLLLILVSILVLISILAINTYVKSSVKDKIITVDDASTLDADCILVLGAGVWGNNRPSPMLEDRLLQGIELYEKGASDRLLMSGDHGRKEYDEVNVMKGFAIDRGIPSEHIFMDHAGFSTYESLYRSRDIFKANKIIIVTQKYHMYRALYIAEKLGIEAYGVTSDPRQYVGQESRELREILARVKDFVNCILKPEPTYLGDSIPISGDGNLTND; from the coding sequence ATGAAGAATAAAGCTATAGAAAATAAAAAAATAAAATTAAAGAACATATTATTGCTTCTAATATTAGTTAGCATTTTAGTTTTGATATCTATATTAGCTATAAATACTTATGTTAAATCATCAGTTAAAGATAAAATAATTACAGTAGATGATGCATCTACTTTGGATGCAGATTGTATCCTTGTTCTTGGAGCAGGTGTTTGGGGAAATAATAGGCCTAGCCCTATGCTTGAAGATAGACTTCTACAAGGTATAGAATTATATGAAAAAGGGGCTTCTGATAGATTGCTGATGAGTGGAGATCATGGTCGTAAAGAGTATGATGAAGTAAATGTAATGAAGGGATTTGCTATAGATAGGGGTATACCTTCAGAGCATATATTCATGGATCACGCAGGGTTTTCTACATATGAAAGTCTTTATCGTTCAAGGGATATTTTTAAGGCTAACAAAATTATCATTGTAACACAAAAGTATCATATGTACCGTGCATTATATATTGCTGAAAAGCTAGGAATTGAAGCTTATGGAGTTACATCTGATCCGAGACAATATGTAGGTCAGGAATCTAGAGAACTAAGAGAAATATTAGCAAGAGTAAAGGACTTTGTTAATTGTATCCTAAAACCAGAACCTACTTACCTTGGAGATTCTATACCAATAAGTGGTGATGGTAATTTGACTAATGATTAA
- a CDS encoding DUF975 family protein, whose amino-acid sequence MWTRAELKQRAKNVLRFNYWKAFLISLAISFASGSGGGGGGRSSRSALDFPRTSDTGTIIVIVVIFLLIMLFFLALRILIGYPLEVGGQRYFVKSAEDKDNKKCFSFAFEGHNYSGIVPTMLLRGVFTFLWTLLLVIPGIIKSYSYSMVPYILGDNPNIGAKRAIELSNEMTYGYKFDMFVLKLSFIGWYLLGLLALGIGTLFVLPYDNAAHAELYLVLRQRALEHNMCTYEELLLDKPDGDGYDGPYY is encoded by the coding sequence ATGTGGACAAGAGCAGAACTTAAACAAAGAGCAAAAAACGTTCTAAGATTTAATTACTGGAAGGCATTTTTGATTAGTTTAGCTATTTCATTTGCAAGTGGTAGTGGAGGTGGCGGAGGAGGACGTTCGTCTAGATCTGCCTTGGATTTCCCTAGAACCTCAGATACAGGTACTATTATAGTTATTGTAGTTATATTTTTATTAATAATGTTATTTTTCCTGGCTTTAAGAATTTTAATAGGGTATCCACTAGAAGTTGGAGGTCAAAGATATTTTGTAAAATCAGCCGAAGATAAGGATAATAAGAAATGCTTTAGCTTTGCTTTTGAAGGACATAACTATAGTGGCATAGTACCAACAATGCTACTTCGAGGTGTATTTACTTTCTTATGGACCCTATTATTAGTCATACCTGGCATTATAAAATCATATTCATATAGCATGGTGCCTTATATTTTAGGTGATAATCCAAACATAGGAGCTAAAAGAGCAATAGAATTAAGTAATGAGATGACTTATGGATATAAATTTGATATGTTTGTATTAAAATTATCCTTCATAGGCTGGTATTTATTAGGTTTATTGGCATTAGGTATTGGAACATTATTTGTATTACCCTATGATAATGCTGCACACGCTGAGTTGTATCTAGTCTTACGTCAGAGAGCATTAGAACACAATATGTGTACTTATGAGGAACTATTGTTAGACAAACCAGACGGAGATGGATATGATGGACCATATTATTAG
- a CDS encoding O-acetyl-ADP-ribose deacetylase, with protein MEKKQLDTRIRLINDDITKLKVDAIVNAANNSLLGGGGVDGAIHKAGGRQILDECVEIRSRQGGCKTGEAVITSGGKLPAKFVIHTVGPVWQGGNNGEEELLAGCYINSLKLAVKNNVRTIAFPNISTGVYKFPKRPAAEIALREVNKFLSSNDTLEEVIFVCFDMENFSIYSEMLL; from the coding sequence ATGGAAAAGAAACAACTTGATACAAGAATTAGATTGATTAATGACGATATAACCAAGCTTAAAGTTGATGCCATAGTTAACGCAGCTAATAACAGTCTTTTAGGAGGTGGCGGAGTTGATGGAGCTATCCATAAAGCAGGAGGACGCCAGATACTAGATGAATGTGTTGAGATTAGGAGCAGGCAGGGTGGATGTAAAACTGGAGAAGCAGTTATTACATCAGGAGGAAAGCTTCCAGCAAAGTTTGTAATTCATACAGTAGGTCCTGTATGGCAAGGTGGGAATAATGGAGAGGAAGAATTACTAGCAGGCTGTTATATTAATAGCTTAAAGCTAGCAGTTAAAAATAATGTAAGAACCATTGCATTTCCTAACATAAGTACAGGTGTATACAAATTTCCTAAAAGACCAGCAGCAGAGATTGCATTAAGAGAAGTTAATAAGTTTTTATCATCTAATGACACACTAGAGGAAGTAATATTTGTCTGCTTCGACATGGAGAACTTTTCTATTTACAGTGAAATGTTGCTATAA
- a CDS encoding DUF441 domain-containing protein — protein sequence MDSNIMLITILAIAIFGKANSVAVAVCILLIVKLLNLDQFIYPVIEKNGVSWGLILLTAAILIPIANGNVTVKNIKDVLASWIGITALILSFFTTYLSGLGLNYLTVQGNNDVIPAMIFGSVLAAVFLGGVPVGPLITSGILALLVKIIKKV from the coding sequence TTGGATTCTAACATTATGCTTATAACTATATTAGCTATTGCTATATTTGGGAAGGCAAACTCAGTAGCTGTAGCTGTATGCATATTGCTAATAGTTAAGCTATTGAATCTGGACCAATTTATTTATCCAGTAATCGAGAAAAACGGAGTGAGTTGGGGATTAATATTGCTAACTGCAGCTATTTTAATCCCCATTGCAAATGGGAACGTGACTGTTAAAAATATAAAAGATGTTTTAGCCTCATGGATTGGAATAACTGCTCTAATCCTTTCATTTTTTACTACATATTTAAGTGGACTTGGCTTAAACTATCTAACTGTTCAAGGAAATAACGATGTAATACCAGCTATGATTTTTGGTTCGGTACTAGCAGCAGTATTTTTAGGTGGAGTACCAGTCGGACCACTTATTACATCTGGTATCCTTGCTTTATTAGTAAAGATAATAAAAAAAGTATAG
- a CDS encoding DUF2087 domain-containing protein, producing MNKLFYSTIRRHLVDYGFMERTKDCQLYWVRK from the coding sequence TTGAATAAACTATTTTATTCTACTATTAGAAGGCATTTAGTTGATTATGGATTTATGGAAAGAACTAAAGATTGTCAGCTTTACTGGGTTAGAAAATAA
- a CDS encoding GNAT family N-acetyltransferase, which yields MQLEEIYKKGCNYPENFFYGEILGNAKLYEFPEGIFLLGNTSEEIELLWGVNKLEDLKYSIEKIKNENPDINFIFRYASNLKDVIKKKEIINTWGYVNKDINVGYRLSFDNMLDERSNQAFEYLEKNEIKEFLSFEKEVFDSFNVSEKELQDWLNNDEHIILTYKVSNKISGFIIIELYGTNNQNCFIRNVGVCKTERGKGIGKELILFGLEEAKRKGASKAMLWVGYDNTIARNLYEKIGFSLDEDEAEVVFHV from the coding sequence ATGCAGCTAGAAGAAATATATAAAAAAGGATGCAACTATCCAGAGAACTTTTTTTATGGCGAAATATTGGGAAATGCAAAACTATACGAGTTTCCAGAGGGGATATTTTTGCTAGGAAATACTAGCGAAGAAATAGAGTTATTATGGGGTGTAAATAAGTTAGAGGATTTAAAATATAGTATCGAAAAAATTAAAAATGAAAATCCAGATATAAACTTCATTTTTAGATATGCAAGTAATCTTAAAGATGTTATTAAAAAGAAAGAAATTATTAATACGTGGGGATATGTAAATAAAGATATTAATGTAGGGTATCGTCTTTCTTTTGATAATATGTTAGATGAACGGAGCAATCAAGCTTTTGAGTACTTAGAAAAGAATGAAATCAAAGAATTTCTTTCTTTTGAAAAAGAAGTATTTGATTCATTTAATGTATCTGAAAAGGAACTACAAGATTGGTTAAACAATGACGAGCACATAATTTTAACTTACAAGGTGAGTAATAAAATTTCAGGCTTTATAATAATAGAGCTATATGGAACTAATAATCAAAATTGCTTTATTAGAAATGTTGGGGTGTGTAAAACTGAGAGAGGAAAAGGAATTGGAAAGGAGTTAATTCTATTTGGGTTGGAAGAAGCTAAAAGAAAAGGTGCTTCAAAAGCTATGCTGTGGGTTGGATACGACAATACCATTGCTAGAAACTTATACGAAAAAATAGGATTTAGTCTAGATGAAGATGAAGCTGAAGTAGTTTTTCATGTGTAG
- a CDS encoding GyrI-like domain-containing protein — MKHEWRKHEKNLYMPKQKPELVTVPEQKFLMIDGEGNPNSDEFAEKIEVLYSLSYAIRMMPKQGYTPEGYFEYTVYPLEGVWDLTEKGRKLDTLDKDELLYTIMIRQPDFVTDEVVERAFENVRKKKPHPLLDEVTFGTMEDGLSVQILHVGPYDDEPQTFEKMKEFISNNNLEIVTLKHREIYLSDARRVEPAKLKTVLRYRVKAMQ; from the coding sequence ATGAAACACGAATGGAGAAAGCATGAGAAGAATTTGTATATGCCTAAACAGAAGCCAGAGCTTGTAACAGTTCCAGAGCAAAAATTTCTTATGATAGATGGAGAAGGAAACCCTAATAGTGATGAATTTGCTGAAAAAATAGAGGTTCTCTATTCATTATCCTATGCTATTCGAATGATGCCAAAGCAAGGATATACTCCGGAAGGCTATTTCGAGTATACAGTGTATCCATTAGAAGGGGTATGGGATTTAACGGAAAAAGGAAGGAAACTAGACACATTAGATAAGGACGAGCTTTTGTATACTATTATGATTAGGCAACCTGATTTTGTAACAGATGAAGTTGTAGAGAGGGCATTTGAAAACGTAAGAAAAAAGAAACCTCACCCGTTATTAGATGAAGTAACCTTTGGAACTATGGAAGATGGTTTGTCAGTTCAAATTCTACATGTGGGACCATATGATGATGAACCACAGACTTTTGAAAAAATGAAAGAGTTTATTTCAAATAATAATCTTGAAATAGTAACTTTAAAACATAGAGAAATATATCTGTCAGATGCAAGAAGAGTTGAACCAGCAAAATTAAAAACTGTTTTGAGGTATAGGGTTAAAGCGATGCAATAG
- a CDS encoding GNAT family N-acetyltransferase: MKVFIENIKNIQPSQLYISKTKLSQVEEYLDSIDIANMDPLPIKRIGKYTFFTDGHTRAFALMKRGIEEIKVHWDEDELDWLQYLICIDWCNKEGIKNITDLKSRVVDDEDYKKLWDARCDIMQERTLNDLDYYLDIRTVSKDNEKCNICELILKALPNWFGLEESIKEYINGVKDSTFFSVYVGEIPVGFMSIKEHNEFTSEIYVTGILEEFHRRGIGKRLIKAIEDMLIKENKIFLTVKTLSGSHPDEGYRRTREFYRSVGFYPLEEFSELWGEESPCLLMVKKL; this comes from the coding sequence ATGAAGGTATTTATCGAGAATATAAAGAATATACAGCCAAGCCAACTATATATTAGCAAAACAAAATTATCCCAGGTAGAAGAATATTTAGATTCAATTGATATAGCTAATATGGACCCTTTACCAATAAAAAGGATAGGAAAATATACATTTTTTACTGATGGTCATACTAGGGCATTTGCGCTGATGAAAAGAGGTATAGAAGAAATTAAGGTTCACTGGGACGAGGACGAACTTGATTGGTTACAATATCTGATTTGTATAGATTGGTGTAATAAAGAAGGAATTAAGAATATCACTGATCTTAAGAGCAGAGTCGTAGATGATGAAGACTACAAAAAGCTATGGGATGCCAGATGTGATATAATGCAAGAAAGGACTTTAAATGATTTAGATTATTATTTAGATATTAGAACTGTTTCAAAGGATAATGAGAAATGTAATATCTGCGAACTAATACTTAAAGCTCTACCCAATTGGTTTGGTTTAGAGGAATCAATAAAGGAGTACATTAATGGAGTTAAAGATAGTACATTCTTTTCAGTTTATGTAGGAGAGATACCTGTTGGCTTTATGTCGATAAAAGAGCATAATGAATTTACTAGTGAGATATATGTAACAGGGATATTAGAAGAATTTCATAGAAGAGGTATAGGTAAGAGACTTATAAAAGCTATTGAAGATATGCTAATTAAGGAAAATAAAATATTTCTAACTGTAAAAACCTTGAGTGGTTCTCATCCAGATGAAGGCTATAGAAGGACAAGAGAGTTCTATAGATCTGTAGGTTTTTATCCTTTAGAAGAATTTTCTGAATTGTGGGGAGAGGAAAGTCCTTGTCTGCTAATGGTTAAGAAATTGTAG
- a CDS encoding DUF3221 domain-containing protein has protein sequence MMGCKKIIMLILCTVLLSIIGCQREEKIDIRGEITSVVISDDNKVVSILVEGELEEDTSYDKASISIDESTSIYLLTVKDKVSAEELKEGIKVDVIFTGPIRESYPVQATAKIIRIIEQDVSDETSNKISSVEVMEAMNDDSMKLLKLEESNYASIDEALKKREDIDIMEWSPDESCIAFLISDIDWGGKMYLWHTGAPEPVEIQAEKDMICEFIWSPDSEYVIADIGTSISRTGYVVRSKDNALLYNIGYIGNFLWSPDSKFIAMTLESEEKSIALTELDGTTDIYLFNIETEEMQIIDKGTPEYGLCITSWDSDGTLRYIRSYVNEPDKSEELSYQYQ, from the coding sequence ATGATGGGGTGTAAGAAAATAATAATGTTGATTTTGTGTACTGTACTGCTTAGCATCATAGGGTGTCAAAGGGAAGAAAAGATAGATATAAGGGGAGAAATCACATCAGTGGTAATATCTGATGATAATAAAGTTGTCAGCATATTAGTTGAAGGAGAGCTAGAAGAGGACACTTCATATGATAAAGCAAGCATTAGCATAGACGAAAGTACAAGCATATATTTGCTAACAGTAAAAGATAAAGTTTCTGCTGAGGAACTTAAAGAAGGGATAAAGGTGGATGTTATCTTTACTGGGCCAATTAGAGAGTCATACCCAGTACAGGCTACTGCAAAAATAATCAGGATTATAGAACAGGACGTAAGTGATGAAACATCTAATAAGATATCAAGTGTTGAAGTTATGGAGGCTATGAATGATGATAGTATGAAACTACTTAAACTAGAAGAAAGCAATTATGCTTCAATAGATGAAGCTTTAAAAAAGCGTGAGGATATTGATATAATGGAATGGTCTCCAGACGAATCCTGTATTGCTTTCTTGATAAGCGATATAGACTGGGGTGGTAAAATGTACTTATGGCATACTGGTGCACCAGAACCAGTAGAAATACAGGCTGAAAAAGACATGATTTGTGAATTCATATGGTCGCCAGATAGTGAATATGTTATTGCTGATATTGGTACTTCAATATCCCGAACTGGTTATGTTGTTAGGTCAAAGGATAATGCACTTCTTTATAATATCGGCTATATAGGAAATTTCCTCTGGTCACCAGACTCTAAATTTATAGCTATGACATTGGAAAGCGAAGAAAAATCCATTGCATTAACTGAACTGGATGGGACTACAGATATTTATTTATTTAATATAGAAACTGAAGAGATGCAGATAATTGATAAAGGAACACCGGAATACGGTCTTTGTATTACAAGCTGGGATAGTGATGGGACATTGCGCTATATAAGATCATATGTCAATGAGCCTGACAAAAGTGAAGAGCTCTCATACCAATACCAATAA
- a CDS encoding SOS response-associated peptidase has protein sequence MCGRFLLNYDIEEIFRKYNIRSQEIIKYTKGDFYQGDFYPSSHIPIILESEEKILKLAKWGFPLIGKKGTVINARAESIKHRPMFKNSFYSARCLIPVNMFYEWKDEGNKRKTKYKIGLQENSLFSLGGIYKVSIDENSNEQMTVVIITTESEGDMKDIHSRMPLIVKDNEIDLWLNGSSSIKYVEEILRSNTNYKFVIEKCETEKAKGTDNEKYEQLKLF, from the coding sequence ATGTGTGGTAGGTTTTTGCTTAATTATGATATTGAAGAGATATTTAGAAAATATAATATCAGAAGTCAAGAAATCATTAAATATACTAAAGGTGATTTTTATCAAGGTGATTTTTATCCTTCAAGTCATATTCCTATTATATTAGAAAGTGAAGAAAAAATATTGAAACTTGCAAAATGGGGTTTTCCCCTTATTGGTAAAAAGGGAACTGTGATCAATGCTAGAGCAGAGTCTATTAAACATAGGCCAATGTTTAAAAATTCCTTTTATAGTGCAAGGTGCTTGATTCCAGTTAACATGTTCTATGAATGGAAGGATGAGGGGAATAAGCGAAAAACTAAATACAAAATAGGACTTCAAGAGAATAGTTTATTTTCACTTGGAGGAATTTATAAAGTCTCTATTGATGAAAATTCAAATGAACAAATGACAGTTGTTATTATAACTACTGAATCTGAAGGGGATATGAAAGACATACATTCTAGAATGCCACTTATAGTCAAGGATAATGAAATAGATTTGTGGTTAAATGGAAGCTCATCAATAAAATATGTTGAAGAGATTCTTAGATCTAATACTAACTATAAATTTGTAATTGAAAAATGTGAGACTGAAAAAGCAAAAGGTACTGACAACGAGAAATATGAACAATTGAAATTATTTTAA